TGCGCGGGTTCCCGGTCGTCAGCGTGCCGGTCTTGTCCACCAGCATCACGTCGCACTGCACCAGGGCCTCGATGACCTTGCCGCCCTTGATCAGCAAGCCCTGGCGCGCGGCGGCGCCGACCGAGGCCATCATCGCAATGGGTGTGGCGAGGGCAAACGAGCATGAGCAGGCGACCACCAGCACCGCCACCGTGGCGAGGATGTTGCCGCTGAGCAGCCAGGTCAGCAGCGCGATGGTGGCGACCACGGGCAGGTACCAGGCGCTGAAGCGGTCGGCCACGCGCTGCACCTTGCCGCGGTTGGCCTCGGCGTCCTCCACCAGTTGAAGGGCGCGGCCGAAGGTGGTGTCGCGGCCGATACGCTCGGCGCGCAGCTTGACGTGGCCGAGCCGGGCCAGCGCGGCCGCATAGACCCGATCACCGGCCTCGGCCTCCACGGGCATGCTCTCGCCGGTGATCGCGGCCTGATCCAGTGTGGCCTGGCCTTCGAGCACCACGCCGTCCACCGGCACGCGCTCGCCTGGGCGCACGATGACCACATCGCCCGGCACCACGGCCTCGATGGCGACCTCGCGCTCCACGCCATCGCGTTGCACGCGCGCGGTTTGCGGCACCAGCGCGGTCATCTCCTTGAGCAGCTTGCGGGCTCGCTCGCTGGTGAAGCGCTCGGTGAATTCGCCGACGCGCATGAAGAACACCACGATGGCGGCCGTGGCCCACTGGCCGATGGCCAGCGCCGCCACCGCGCCCACGCTCATCAGCGTGTGGCTGGTGACCTCCCGGCGCAGCGCGCTGGCCAGCACGTCCTTGAAGATCGGGTAGCCGAAGGCCAGCACCGCCAACAGGCCGGCCCACCAGGGCACGCTCTCGGTGATCTTCTCGAACAGGCCCAGGCCCTCGCCAATGACCACCACGAACAGGATAGTGCCGAACAACAGGCCCAGCGTCGCAAAAAGCTGGCGTTGCAGCGCCTTGGCTTGCAGCAGGTGGTCCGGGGCCTCGTCCTCTGGGGCAGCCATCGGTTGCGGCACCGAGAAGCCGACTTTCTCGATGGTGGCGCGCAGCGCATCAGGTGTCGCCGTGTCGGCATCGAACTGGATCACCGCCTTCTCGGCATTGAGCAGCACATCGGCGGTTTGCACCCCCGGCACGCGCATCAGGGCGCGCTGTGCCTTGCGGGCGCAGGCCGCGCAGTCCATGCCCGAGACGGGCAACTCCAGGGTCTGGATCATGGCTGCGCGGCCGGCACGTCGAAGCCGGCGTCCTCGATGGCCGTGACCAGTGCCTCGCGCGTGACGCGAGCGGGATCGAACTGCACCACGACCTGGGGCGGCGCCAGCGAGGCTTGGGCATCGGCCACGCCGGGCAGTGCGCGCACGGCCTTGTCCACGCTGCGCACGCAGCCGCCGCAATCCATGCCGGCCACGGGCAAGGTAAGGCTTTGCAGGTTGGAGGTTTGGGTCATGGGGTACTCCTGATGGGCACTGGAAGATGAGGGTTCAGAGCCAGCGCCGCACCAGCGCGGCGTAGGCATCGAAGTCGCTGCCGAAGCGTTCACGCAGCGCGGCTTCCTCGGGCTTGATCTGAAAGACGGTCAGGTAAACGGCGAAGCACGGCAGCACCAGAAGCGCCGACAACTTGGCCAGGTACAGCGCCCAGGCCAGCAGCATGAGCAGAAAGCCCAGGTACATTGGATTGCGCGTGTAGCGGTAGATGCCGCGCACGACCAGCGACGTGGCAGCGGTGGGCCGCATGGGGTCCACGGTGGTGTGGGCCAGGCGGAAGGCCAGCACGCCGGCCAGACAGACGGCGGCGCCCAGCAACGCCAGGGCGATGCACAGCGTCATGTGCCAGGGGCCAAGACGCGGCAAGGCAGCGATAGGAGGCAGAAGCCACATCGCCAATGCGGAAAGCGCCACCAGTGCCAACGGTGGCACTTTCAAGGCCAGCGCCGGCATGGGCTGCGGGGAGCGGTCAATGCTTCCCATGATGGGCCGCTCCTGCCTTGCTTCCGTCCGGCGCGCTCGTGGCGCCCATCGGCGCCGCCACCAGTTCGATCTTGACCTTGCCCGCGCGCTCCAACACCAATGTCACGGGCACGCGCGCGCCTGGCCGGATGGGCTGGGCCAGGTCCAGGAACATGATGTGGGTGCCGCCGGGCTTGAACTCGATGGTCCTGCCCGGCGGCAGCGGCACACCGTCTTTCTGCCAGCGCATGCGCGCCACGTCACCGACGGTTTCCATTGTGTGGATCTCGGCGCGGCCGGCGATGGGAGATGCAACCTCGATCAGCCGGTCGGCCTCGCGCCCTTCGTTGGTCAGCGAGAGATAGCCCGCGCCGGTCGGTACGGCGGGTGGGGACGCTCGCGTCCAGGGGCGGTCGATACGTATCGAACCCTGCCGGTACTCCTGCGCCCAGGCACCTGCCGCCACAACAAGCGACAAACCCAAGATCAGCGAGCCAGGGAAGCGACGGAATGGATACAGCATGGGTTGGCCTTCGCCTTCAGTTCAATCAGTGTTCGGACGGCGAGCGGAGGGCGTTCTGCCCCAGCATGCCGACCATGTGCAATAGGTTCGGCTCAAGAGCATAGAACCTATAGTAGATATAGATGCAAGCTGAAATTTCGAGTGGACGGCATGGTCATCCCGACTAACATCTGCACTCCCTATGAGGCAAACGCAGCGCACAGCGCCTCGGTAGGGGCGCGAAGGCATCAGGCCGAGTTGTCAGGGCGCAGGCTGGATTCCGCAACAGACACGACGGCGAAGTCGAGTTCAGCAGATAGCGTGCTGGGTTGGAGAACCCAGTGACGCAGCGACGGAACTGCACAGATCATCGCGTCACCGGTCTTGACGCGCAGAGGCTGGCCGTTCTCCGGCGCGAATGGCTTGAGCGCATCGTGCTGCGCGGTGATTTCGATGATGTAGTCGTGATGGCTGCTCATGGCATTGATCTCCTGTGATGGTCGAGAAAGCGCAAGGAGCGCCTTGCGGCGCTCCAAGGGCGAAGTCAGACGACGATCCGCCCGGCCAGCCGCGCATCGCGCGCGTAGGCGCTCAACCGCTTCTTGGCCTGAAAAGACAGGTCGCGCTCGATCGGCAGGCCCAGCCCGCCGCGCACGGTCGCCAGCTCGTTCAAGCTGACCCAGCCGATTTCCGGCTCCCCCAGGCCCAGGTCGCAAAGGCCGAAAGCGTGGTCGTGGTCATCGGGATCAATCTCGGTCAGCAGCCAGGTCGCGCCGCCGTCTGGCGTGAACAGCTTGACCACCGGGGCCGGATCGAAGTCCGGGCCCTCCAGCGATGCGCGGCCGTTGGCCAGCAGCACGATGCGCTGCTCGGCAGTGATGAGTACGTTGTTCATGGTGAACTCCTGAAAGGTTGCCGGGCGGAATTGCCCGACCCTTCCGGGGCACGGCGCAGCGCGAGCAGTCAGGGGTCAACGACGGCCGCCAGGACGCAAGCGCGCAGGGCGCGCGCAGCCCTTGACAGCGAGAACGTGCGACCTGAGGTCGCTTGAATTTCTGTTTCAGGAGGAAGAAATGACTTGATGAAACCGGCTGTTCCATCAGCTGTTCCCTACCCGGACATGCGGAGCTGGCAACGGCTCGGTGTGAAGCTCCGGGGACAACGTAGCCGCCGGTCTAACCGGTACGCCGAGCCGCGAGGCAAGGTGGAATCTGCTAGCACAAATGCGGATCGGAGCAAGGGATGGATGGGTACGACCAACACATGTGAACGTCCGCAAAAGCGCCGTAACGTCTATCGAGCCAAATGTGCTGACAGGCTCGAACCAAAAGGTACGCGGCAAGGCATGGTCTTCGTTCTCTGGACCATCATGGACAGGAATGCCGCCGGCGCACAGGACGGGTCCGCACCATCCGGAAATTCATGCGGAACAGGGTAAGCCCATCACGCTGCCGGCAACGGCAGGCGAACCGCGAGGGACGCTGTGGGCGTGGTGGGTAAAGGAACGCGGAGAAAGCGAATGCCCGGCTGTAATGGCCGGGATACGGGCTGCGACATCGCCCGACGCGAAAGCGGGCAGACTTCCGCGAGGTCATTCATGGCGAGAGAGTCTTGACAAACCGTTGTACGAGGAAAAGCAGATGACGGCAAACGACATTCCGGTGTCAGGCGCTGGTGCGTCCTTGCCCGATGCATTGATGTGGGATCTGGTGAACTGGAACCGCATCGAGGCAGAGGTGAAACGGCTTCAGATGCGTATCGCCAAGGCAGTTCGGGAAGGCAGGTGGGGCAAGGCGAAAGCCCTGCAGCGTCTGCTGACCCGCTCGCACAGCGGCAAGCTGCTTGCCGTCAAGCGAGTGACGGAAAACAGAGGCAAGAGAACGCCGGGGGTAGACGGGAAGGTCTGGCTGACCCCGGCGGCCAGATGGAAAGGGATGCTGTCGATGCGGCATCGTGGCTACCGCCCGATGCCGCTGAGACGGGTCTACATCCCCAAGAGCAATGGGAAGATGCGTCCGTTGGGAATTCCATGTATGCGGTGCCGGGCGATGCAGGCTTTGTGGAAGCTCGCCCTGGAACCCATCGCGGAGACGCGAGCGGACCTGAACTCCTATGGCTTCCGGCCAGGACGTTCGACCGCTGATGCCATCGAACAGTGTTTCAACTGCCTGTCGCATCGCACGTCGGCAGAGTGGGTTCTGGAAGGCGATATTCGAGGTTGTTTCGACAACTTCAGCCATGCCTGGCTCCTGAAGCACATACCGATGGACAAGGCGATCCTGCGCCAATGGCTGGAAGCTGGCTATGTCGATGAAGGGGCCCTGTTCGAGAGTCGGGCTGGCACACCCCAGGGAGGGATCATCTCGCCCGTGCTCGCGAACATGGCGTTGGACGGCCTGGAGGCTGCGGTTCTCGCGAGCGCCGGAGGATCGGAGCGCGCACATCGCAGGGCCAAGTTCAACGTCATCCGCTACGCCGATGACTTCGTGGTCACAGGCGCGTCGAAAGACGTGCTCGAATCCCAGGTTCTGCCTGCTATCCGCCGCTTCATGGCGGAACGCGGACTGGAACTGTCGGAGGAGAAGACCCGGATCACGCATATCGAGCAAGG
This portion of the Comamonas flocculans genome encodes:
- the ltrA gene encoding group II intron reverse transcriptase/maturase is translated as MTANDIPVSGAGASLPDALMWDLVNWNRIEAEVKRLQMRIAKAVREGRWGKAKALQRLLTRSHSGKLLAVKRVTENRGKRTPGVDGKVWLTPAARWKGMLSMRHRGYRPMPLRRVYIPKSNGKMRPLGIPCMRCRAMQALWKLALEPIAETRADLNSYGFRPGRSTADAIEQCFNCLSHRTSAEWVLEGDIRGCFDNFSHAWLLKHIPMDKAILRQWLEAGYVDEGALFESRAGTPQGGIISPVLANMALDGLEAAVLASAGGSERAHRRAKFNVIRYADDFVVTGASKDVLESQVLPAIRRFMAERGLELSEEKTRITHIEQGFDFLGQNVRKYGRQCLTKPAKKSIKSLLDKVRAIIKGNATATQAAVIRLLNPVIRGWAMYHRHAAAKTTFNRVDDFIWHMLWRWAKRRHPAKSAWWIKKRYFRTIGNRNGDFATRGSADGKTVGIQLFRAMTVAITRHVKIPAAANPFDPAWTEYLDRRRASKRSVKLFGASLWC
- a CDS encoding DUF2958 domain-containing protein; this encodes MNNVLITAEQRIVLLANGRASLEGPDFDPAPVVKLFTPDGGATWLLTEIDPDDHDHAFGLCDLGLGEPEIGWVSLNELATVRGGLGLPIERDLSFQAKKRLSAYARDARLAGRIVV
- a CDS encoding methyltransferase family protein: MGSIDRSPQPMPALALKVPPLALVALSALAMWLLPPIAALPRLGPWHMTLCIALALLGAAVCLAGVLAFRLAHTTVDPMRPTAATSLVVRGIYRYTRNPMYLGFLLMLLAWALYLAKLSALLVLPCFAVYLTVFQIKPEEAALRERFGSDFDAYAALVRRWL
- a CDS encoding heavy-metal-associated domain-containing protein; the encoded protein is MTQTSNLQSLTLPVAGMDCGGCVRSVDKAVRALPGVADAQASLAPPQVVVQFDPARVTREALVTAIEDAGFDVPAAQP
- a CDS encoding heavy metal translocating P-type ATPase, coding for MIQTLELPVSGMDCAACARKAQRALMRVPGVQTADVLLNAEKAVIQFDADTATPDALRATIEKVGFSVPQPMAAPEDEAPDHLLQAKALQRQLFATLGLLFGTILFVVVIGEGLGLFEKITESVPWWAGLLAVLAFGYPIFKDVLASALRREVTSHTLMSVGAVAALAIGQWATAAIVVFFMRVGEFTERFTSERARKLLKEMTALVPQTARVQRDGVEREVAIEAVVPGDVVIVRPGERVPVDGVVLEGQATLDQAAITGESMPVEAEAGDRVYAAALARLGHVKLRAERIGRDTTFGRALQLVEDAEANRGKVQRVADRFSAWYLPVVATIALLTWLLSGNILATVAVLVVACSCSFALATPIAMMASVGAAARQGLLIKGGKVIEALVQCDVMLVDKTGTLTTGNPRITDVVPLGTLDENTLLRLAAAAEQHSEHPLAEAVRALAAERGMPAQEPDRFEALPGRGVRAEMEGVTVQIGNRRMLEDASANTGASAAADAAQRLEGEGKTLLFMVVDGQLAGLFAAQDTLRPEVADALAAVRAAGIQRIELLTGDNERTAAAIAAPLGLGYRAGLLPEDKINIVREWQQQGHRVVMVGDGVNDAPALAQADVGIAMGGGTDVAMEAAQIVLMREDWRLVAESVRIARRTMGVVRTNIGFTALYNLVGLSLAAFGLLPPIYAAALQSIPDIGILANSSRLIRNRGATDD
- a CDS encoding copper chaperone PCu(A)C encodes the protein MLYPFRRFPGSLILGLSLVVAAGAWAQEYRQGSIRIDRPWTRASPPAVPTGAGYLSLTNEGREADRLIEVASPIAGRAEIHTMETVGDVARMRWQKDGVPLPPGRTIEFKPGGTHIMFLDLAQPIRPGARVPVTLVLERAGKVKIELVAAPMGATSAPDGSKAGAAHHGKH